Proteins from a genomic interval of Chloroflexota bacterium:
- a CDS encoding adenylate kinase has product MLLVLLGAPGAGKGTQADILTDKKGLAHVSSGDLLRTHRQQKTELGQLAQSYMDRGDLVPDDLVIRMVLDKLSEETEGPGVVLDGFPRTAPQAEALDEALGGKGIDKVLHVVVPEDELVRRLSNRYICRGCSRPYTAEAVGTACESCGGELYQREDDMPEAVRNRLQVFSAQTYPLIDYYKGRGKLVEVNGLQDVDAVTTDVLQALEA; this is encoded by the coding sequence ATGCTTCTAGTGTTACTAGGGGCGCCGGGCGCAGGAAAGGGCACGCAGGCAGATATCCTGACAGACAAGAAGGGACTGGCTCACGTGTCCTCAGGCGATCTGCTGCGCACACACCGTCAGCAGAAGACGGAGTTGGGGCAACTGGCGCAGTCGTACATGGACCGGGGCGACTTGGTGCCCGACGACCTGGTAATCCGCATGGTATTGGACAAGCTGTCGGAGGAAACAGAGGGTCCAGGCGTAGTGCTCGACGGTTTCCCGCGCACAGCTCCGCAGGCGGAGGCGTTGGACGAAGCGCTGGGAGGCAAGGGTATCGACAAGGTGTTGCATGTAGTGGTACCCGAAGACGAGTTGGTGCGGCGGCTGAGCAATCGCTACATCTGCCGCGGTTGCTCACGACCGTACACCGCCGAGGCCGTGGGCACAGCCTGCGAGTCTTGCGGCGGCGAACTCTACCAGCGGGAAGACGACATGCCGGAGGCGGTTCGCAACCGCCTGCAGGTGTTCTCCGCCCAGACTTACCCGCTGATCGATTACTACAAGGGCAGGGGCAAACTTGTCGAGGTAAATGGTTTGCAGGACGTCGACGCTGTGACGACAGACGTGCTGCAGGCGCTGGAGGCCTAG